The genomic DNA TCGTGCGGTCAAAATCCGCCCACTCGCGTGTACCACCTATTAAAAGCCCACCATCATGTGTCTGGTGCACGCTCAGAGAGGCGCCCAGTTTAAGAATTTGGGGGTCGGTAATTTTTTCAGGCATATATTTAATGACATTATAAAGCGCACACTGCATCGTGCATTTCATAAAATGCCCGATGGGCTCGGTGATGATCAACTGACCCTTTCTGGGTTTGATGGGCAAGTCGATATCCGCCATCTTGCCAACCTCAGCCGACCAGGAACCACAGGCGATGACCACCTTATCCGACTCATAGTGCGTGCCATCTTCAACCGTAACGCCGATAACCGCCCCCGCGCTACTTTTGGTAATACCAGTCACAGCCGTGTGGGTTAACACCGTCGTGCCTAGCCGCTTTGCTCCGTGCGAAAATGCCATTGTCAGACGAATTGGCTCGACCTTGGCGCCCGAGGAGGCATAAAGTATGCCATATAAATCCGGAGCAAGCATCGGTTCAATTTCGCGGGCTTCATCAATTTTCAGCATTCTGACATCAACGCCGCTTTCACGCTGCTTTTCGGCAATGCTGCAAAGCATATCCCACTGTTCTTTATCTTCGGCAGCCTGAAAGCCGCCACAGCTTTCTTCATATTCAATGTCTTCCTGCAAATCGTCCGACAACGTCTTAAACAGCTTCATAGATTGCACAGCCAACTCCATCTGCTTGCCCGGTTTTTTAGTGTGGTAACTCACCACGCCGTCGGTCGCGCCCGCCGAGCCCTGTGCGTGGTCTTTTTTTTCAATTAAAAGCACCCTTTGACTGCGTTTACTTAAATAATAAGCCACCGAACAGCCGATGACACCGCCGCCGATGACAATCACATCATATTTACTCATCATCGGCCCCTCCCATAATGCCGATTTTGACCGGACGCACCGGCATACGGCTTTTTTGAGGTGTGATTTCCGCCCTGTCCTGTCCGGTGGCCCCGGCCAAAATACCCTGAATTAACCGTTCGCAAGATTTGCCCTGGCACAGACCCATACCAGCGCGGGTACGACGCTTAATGCCATCCACGGTGGTAGCACCGTCGGCGATGGCGTCTAAAATCATTTTGCGCGTTACCTCTTGGCAACGGCAAATTAATATTTCATTATCTATATCCATTATTTGTCCCCCCTTTTATCAGTCCTCTCTGTAGGCAGACGCTTCATGCTGCGCACCGTGTCGGCATATTCGGCCGGAATAGCCATGCTGATAACCGTTGTGCCGCCGTAAGACGGTAGCTTTTTGACTTTGAGGATGCGACCCTTGCAGACCGGCTGGCCGTCGCGGCCTACCGCCTCCACAATATCGCCCTCGGCCGGAAGCGGGATATATTCAAACGGAAAATCAACCGACGCCTCTAATTCATTGAGCACTTTGTCCACAACTGTAATAGCAAGCCCCGGGCAACGCACAATGCACAGCCCACAGCCGGTGCATTTATCAACATCAATGCAGGGTAGATTGGTAATCTGTTCACCGATGGTGATGGCCCCAAATGGGCATGCACCTTCACAGGGGTTGCAGGGTATCTGCTGGACACATTCTATAACCGCCACGCGGCCTTTTTTCATGCGTACCTCGGTCGGAACACCCGGGCAGCCTGCCAGCTCCTCGGCCGATGGGATACCTGTATATACAATTCCGGTATTCATATCTCGATGCTCCTCCCGCAAAATTTGCCCTGTTGCAGCGCTTCCATATCAGCGATCTGCTGATCTTTGCAGAGCTTTCGGCGCTCGCCAAACGGACCACAGCGCAACGTATCCAGCCGTAGCTGTATCTCGGCCTTTTTAGCCGCTGCTTCCTGTTTGGAGAGATATCCCAACGCCTCGGCAGCAGCCACGCCGGCCAGATTCCCCTCCTCCATTGCGGAAGAAGCTTCTTCAACGCCGGTAACATCACCCGCCACATAGATACCCTCAATGGTCGTTTCCATATTGCTGTCATGCAGCGGCACATGACCGCCAAATGCGGGGATAAAATCGAACTGACAGCCTGCCATCCAGACCAACTCGGTCATCGGGTTGAGGCCAACCGCAAGACAGACGGTATCCGCATCGAGCATCTGTTCGGTTCCGGGAATCGGCTGAAATTTTTCATTGACTGCGGCGATTTCCACACGTTCTACGCTGTTGACACCGTAAGCCTTTTTGACGGTGTGCCCAAGATAAATTGGTACCCCAGCACGGCGAACCTTGCCTGCGTGAACGCCATAACCACCTATTTTTGGCGCACCCTCAACGATGGCAACCACCTCGGCCCCCGCCTGCATGAGTTGATAGGAAACGATTAGCCCAACATTACCGGAGCCCATCATCGCAATGCGTTTTCCAGGCAGTACACGATTGACATTGATCATCGTTTGTGCCGCGCCTGCACCCATTACACCGGGTAGTGTGCTACCGGGGAACGGCATATAATTTTCCTTTGCGCCGGTGGCGATAATAACTTTTTTAGGCTTTAGAAGGTAGCTGACACCACCACTGACAATGCCCATACTTTTGTCGGGCTGTATGCCAAAGACAAGGCTGTCCATCATGACTTTCGCGCCGCAGTCGTAGGTGCGCTTTAAGAGCTTTTGCCCTATTTCATAGCCACGCACACCGGCCTGATGGGCGCTGGAACCGAAAAACTTATGTATCTGCTTAAAAAGCTGCCCACCGGGGAATTGGTTTTCGTCAATCACCAAGACGTCCGCGCCGGCCGAGCGTGCCTGATAGGCCGCGCTTAGGCCAGCGGAACCTGCGCCAATTACAGCAACTTCGGTTTCAAGTGTTTTCATTTGGACACCTCCTTGGTGCGTAGCGGCGCAAGACCTTCCTGCCGTTCGACATGCATGCCGTCTCGCACCGGGGTTACGCAGGTGCGGGTGTTGGGGACGCCATCCACAATCATCATACAGTCGGTGCAGCGTCCAATGGCGCAAAATACGCTGCGCGGTTCATGCCGCTTGGCAGTGGTGCGGAAAACCTTAATACCCGCATTGATCAGCGCTGCGGCGACAGGCTCCCCTTCCACCGCCTCGATCGGTTCTCCGTTATAATATAATGTGACCATTCTAAGATCGGTCAGTTCCTCCAAAATAGGATGTTTAATGACCCGCATATCACGAACCTTCTTTCCCTTTTTGATAAAAATCTATAATATATATTTTTATCCGTAGACATAGGCTGCTGGGGTATCTCAAAGAGATTATTAAACTCGGTAGACTTAATTTTGATTGAATATTATGTCGTAATATTCATATTATCTACGTTGTTATTCTACATTTTTTTGCATATTCAATGGATGGACAAAGTGTAGAAGCTTTAGAAAGAAAAATATCAAAGTGTATATATTTAACATATTGGTCTAAAAACCTGTTTTGCGATTGCTAACTTAAAGATCGCAAACCCAAAAAAGTAACCCGCCGATGACCAGAAGTCGCCGACGGGCTATTTACGTTTATCCTCGACAAATACCGCGGGAAACAGTTTTCACTTTTTGATCATGAAGCGATTAAATCAGGCGTCTTCTTTTTTTGTTTGGGCTTTTTGTCCCAGGCGGTCGTTAGAAATTATGACACGCAAATGCGAGCCTTCCCCGCACTTACCCTTTTCATCATTCACCTGTACGTCAAACCACATTTTCCGGCCTTCTATACTGCGCAGATGGGCGGTAGCGCTGATTTTCATCCCCACCGGCGTCGGGGCCAAATGGCGGCAGTGTATTTCCGCGCCTACGGTATTCATCCCCTCGTCCAGATAAGATTTTGCCAACTCCAATGCCGCACCCTCCATCAAGGCAACCATGTTGGGCGTCGAAAAAATTTGAGCACCAGCGCCGCCAATACGTTTTGCGGTCATATCCTCTGTCACTATCCAGCTCAATGTATACTCGGTTGGTTTTGCCATTTCTGATTCCTCCAATCATCGACCTAAAGTTATTCACAGACTAATCACTCTTCTAGTTCTCATTTTACATGTTTTGCTATTGTGCTGCAAGTGCATGAGTGATAACAGAAAACACTAAATGGCCGCCAGACACTCTGGTCAACTTGAAAATTAGATACATCACATTTTCACAAAAAAGCCCCTTGGAAAAGTCACTTAAAACTTCTCCAAGGGGCTCATTTTAGTTATGAGGGCTTACAAATTACTTTGCCTTTTTGCAAAAAACCTTTGCCCGAGCACAACACAGCTGTCAAGCGCAATCGTTTAGGAGAATACTACATTTTCGTTGTCACAAAGCAGGAAATGAGCCACCTATTGCACGAGCAGGTCATGCTGTCGGCATAGACTTCAGCTTAAAGCACTTCCTGACTTTTGATAACGGTACGACATTAGATTCTCCCGAATTATTCCAGTTGTCTTTTACAACAAAGGCGTAAGAATCAATTTGGAAAATGACTTTTACGCCTTTGTTGAAGATGAATGAAAATAGCAATATAATAGCCTACTTATAACTCAGTGAATTTATAATAAGACAGAGTAGTTCTTCTTCAGAGTCAATAAAAAATAGCGATATACGGTAGTTCTATTTGATATTTGCGCACATCGGCAAGAGTTAGTTTATGGGGAGAATATAATAAGCGCTGTCCTTATTTTTATTACCCCATTTTCTAAATAATATTTTCTTACCTTCTGGTGATACGATGAATTCTGCATACATCTCATCGCCGCGTTCCAGCAAAGATATTGTCACCTCGTTGTTTTTCTTCCGCAATAGGAGTAAAGCGGATACGCGTTTATCAGCTTTGACGTTATAATCCGCTACCAACGGTATACCGAACGCATTTCCCCCCAAATTTTTCTGTGTAGTATTGTATTCTATATAACCCCAGTCACCGTCTTCCTCTGACAGCAGCGACAAACCCAATTTTTGGGCAAGAAAATTACGGTCAATAGTTTTTACCTGCGATAAGTTTTCGCCATAATATACATTACAATAAGACTGCTCAGCATCAACATTTTCTATGGCAAACAATTCTTCACCTATCCAAAAATAAGAAGGCATATTCATTTTGATGTCAATTTCGTTATACTTATCTGTTTTAGTATCTAAGACGACGGTTAACACACTATAAGCAGGCTCTAATATTACGGAAAAAGCTACTTTTTCATAGGAAGCTGAAAGAGTAACCGCTCTGATATATCCTCCTTCTTGCCATTGAGAAGGAAGCGAATAAACCAGTCTTTTTCCTGATAGGTCTTTGGCATACATACCGCCATCTTCGTAATAATAAAGGGTATTGTTTATAGGATTGAAAATAGCGGCAAGGCTATCTTGAACATCAAAATAATGTTTTTGTGCTATACTGTAATCTTTATTTAAAACAATATAATCTCCATTAATTTTTGTAGCATAAATATTATTTTGGAATTTTATAATATCGGACAAATAACCAACGTTGTTTTCGTTTTCTTCAAGAATTACATTAGGTTGCCACGCATCTATATTGGTAATTGACAAAACAGACTCAAAATTATTATTTTTGTACGCCACGCCCTGTATCAATAATTCATTTTCATTTAACCAGCAAATATTGCTGCTATAAGAGCTACAAAATCTATTTTCAAATTCTTTTTCATCAATTATTACATATAAGGATTTTCTATTTGCTCCTGTTTTTGGGAAGAAGATTCTTGAGATGTATTGGGCTGTATATACGATGAAGTAATCTCCCCTTTACATCCGGGTAAAAGCATACTTACTAAAATAATAAGTGCAAATAAATTACTTCTTTGGCTCATAATATCCATCCTCCCGTTACTTTTTATAACCAAGGGCGTATTAAAACGCCCTTGGTTATTAGGCTTTCAGTACTAACCTTTATTTTTTTGTCAAGCTTCGTCCGCTAAGTTCTATTGTCATAGCGCTATACGGCGAAGTGGTTTCTGTCTGCCAAGAATTTGCGGGGTCGGCTAATGTTGTCTTATAAGCGGTTCTTACTTCAAAGTGAAGATGTTCACCTTTCGCACCCTTATTACTCTGCTTACCGATAGTGTCAACGCGGGCTGTCACAGCCCCTGGAGACTTCAGATTCGTCATGTGGGCATATGTGTAGGTTCTCTGGGATGAGCCATAAGTTGCTTGTATGCATGCGGCACCATAGGTAGCATTATGCTTTAAATTTCCAGAGTGTGCGGTTTTAATGTCCACGCCAGAGGTTGTGCATTTAAGGTCGATGCCTTTATGATAAGGGCCGGGGTTATTCACTAAGGCAACATCATATTCCCCATATAGGTAATAATATTTTTTAGTCTTTTTGGCGTTAGCACTGCCATAGACAGCATTAGCAAACGTATCTACTTGGGAAATAATATAATTCCCTAAACTCTGATTTTACCGACCGCCATCTTCCGGACGAATATTTTCGAGATACATGGTACCTTTGATATTTGCAGAGGGAGTTTCCGCTGTGATAGATACCTCAGAATATAGCGTCGTGCCCTCTGCGTCAATTCTTGGTGCTATCTCGCTGATATTTACCCAAAAAGGCGTAATGATGACATCGCCCGTTCTAAGTGTTTGCACACTTTGGGGTTGTGCCGCCGGAGTTGTAATTGCCATACTACCGACAATCAGGATAAATGCTGCGATTTTTACTGCTGCTTTTTTCATTTTCATAAGAAATCCTCCTTGTTGTTATTTAGGCTCCCACCTATATAACGTATAAGGAGGAAAAAAGGGACACATTTGTTTAATTATTTTTTAAATTCTACATTTTCAGCAATTTTTATAATCTCTTTATAGTCAAGATTACCTGATATCCGGCACTCAATGTCACTTTCAATCCAAACAAGGTAGGTCTTCTTGTCAGTCTGCCAGGCATATGCTTCAAGATTTTTAAAGTCGACACGCTGCATCTCAGAATTTTCCGTGTTGTAATATGTTTTAACTTCCGCTTTAGTAACCTCAAAGGATATCGTAAGCATTTTATCCTTCTCTCCACTTAAAAAGTTATATTTGAGTATATTTCTGCCTTGAGAAACATCGTTCAAAACATATCCGTCCGGAAGATAGCCCAAAGCGATATCGCTCTGACTTAGAGCAGCCTCAGAAGGCGGTTCTTCGGTCTGTGTAATGAAAATGCTGAACTTCGGGAATGTCTCAACGACCCAGTTCATGAATCGACCTCTCAATTTAGCGTTCGCCACAAGCGCGGTTGAGAAGCTGATGGCGCAAATAAGGATGAAGACCGCCACCCGTTTCATGATAGCCATTACCATACTCGAAGATTTCTGAGCGGCTTTAACCAGCTTCAACTTCTTTCTGAAGGCGTTGGAATACTTCGGGATACGCCATACGTCTGGAACGTTTTGGGCAACATACGCCGAAAGAGCCGCCTCGCAAGCAAGTCTCATGGAATGGTCATCAATTATGGCGCCATCCAATCCCATGAAGTGTGATAACATATTTTTGGCATACCGCAGCCTGCCAGCAGAATGCGTCGTTACCAGCATAGTGTCGGTGTCTTCAGGTGAGAAGTTGAAATAATACTTAATGAAGAGCGTATTCATATATTCCAGCGGCAGTGCCGCTATCTTCTGAGCCAATGTCGCAACTTCTTCCGCAGCGAGCGACCGAACCGGCATATCGTTAAAACTAGACCGTTCAAGTGCTTCAAAATCATCCACCAGCGCTTGTATGCATACGTCACCCATCAAATCATTAAACGTGCTGGACATTTTTATCACCTGCCTTATAAAAGATACGTAATTTTTTAAGGATGCGATAACTTCTCTTTTTAGCTGTCTCTTCGCTGACACCCAGTAAAGCAGCAATCTCTTTGAAGTTCATATCATTTGCATAGCGCAAGTAGACCAGATACTTTTCTTCGTCGGAAAGCTCTTCGATTGCGAAAATCAATTGTTCTCTGTCAATATTTTGTTCCCACATATTTTCAATCTCAGAATAATCACTGCCGTCATAAGCTTCAAGCTCTTCCAAGGGGACAGCTTTAATTCGTTTTCTTAAAATATTTGCCGATTCATTCTTTACTATTACAACGCAGTAAGGGATGATTTTGGGACCGGGCAGCCCTATTATTTTTTCAATATGGTCCATAATCTTTAAAAAGGCCTCTGAAACAGCCTCCTCCGCATCCGAATGAGAACGTAGCATTTGAAAGGATATGTTATAAAACTTCACATTGGAATCTTTAAAAATCTGGTTGACTAGTTCTTTTTCACTATGTGATAGAGCGCCTAAAAATATGATAACCAAATTGTCGCCTCCTGAAGCTGTCAGTTTCCTTTTTATTATGAGATAGTCTTTTAAAAATTACAAGAGCCTACTGCCAAATATAAAATTGGTCTGCCAATCAACTCTCCTGTTACTTCACTAATTAGGCTTATATCACATTTAGTAGCATTGCAGAAGTAAACACCTATATCATCAACGTAGTCATACACAGTGCCTGTTACCAGTTTGGCATTACGGCAGAAATAGCTTTTTCCCTCGCGTGTTATGATTTCGTTTACGAGACTGCGATTCTTATCGTAGTAATGCTTAAAGCTCCTGTACGATGGAAAATCATCTTTTAACTTTCCTCCACTGTCCATATAAAACTCTTGCAGCATTTTTATGTACGCATAATGCAAGGTCTGTTTGTGCATAGTCAACTAGTATTTACGCACTGCCTTTTTCACATTGGCCTCCAATATCAAGCAGCTCCATCATCTTCTTGGACCCTGAAGCTTTCTGTTGGAGGACGTCTAATACCTTTTCATCGCCATTTACATAGTGAACCAAAAAATCAGAGGTATATGATTCCTGCAATGTTTTTGGTTCGTATGAAAAGCCTTCCAATATTCAGCGCCACATTACACTCATAGGAGCTGACATCGTTAGGGATGCTCGCGCACGGAGCTGTCACCTTGGGCATGAGCGCCGCAGGCGAGTGGCGGAGCGGAGGACGAAGGACGGAGCGGAGCCACTCGTCCCCTCTTTTGGGTACAAAAAAAGAGCGCCATTACCGAAGTAATGACGCTCTTCATTCCCTTAACAAGTCCGTAAAAATACGCGGCTTTTAGGGTAAAAAGTTTTGTTCGCTACAACAACTTGTGCCGGCCGTTATTTTTTACCCCTAAATACACGACTTTTTACCCACAAGTTAAGAGAATAACGAGGGGGATTTTCAGCGCGGCTGGGGGCGGCGGCGGCCCGCGCTACGCGCGGATGTTCGGCCGGCTCCGCCGGCCTCACCGTGCTGCGGCACGGAAGAAAGAGACGTGGACTAATCTCAATAAACCCCTATGCATTTCAACAATCAAGCAGATAGCCAATCTCTAATTAATTCTAAACCCTTCCGATAAATCCGCATTAAAATAAGGTTTTTAGCATTTATCCACCGATTTTTCTCCACGCGTTTCAACACTTACCTAAGCCATGTGAGAGGTTATCGCACGGCGCTGTCACCTTGGGCATGAGTTCCAAACCACATAATGCACACTTTTTTAGTTTATTCAAAAGAATCACCACTTTCCCATATCTATCCACACATCACGGTTCTAATCAATATAGTACTTAAAGATGCTTTTCCATTGTATCGCCACGCTTCAAAAACATAATTTCTTACCGTACTCACAGAAAGGTTGTTTTGGGCAGCGGCAGCCTTTATTTTCTCATTTCGGAATGATAAATCAAAAATACACTGTTTGTCATCCAACATGTCCTCAATGACTTGATACCTTTTGTCACGGATAGCTTTTTGCTTTTCTGTAAGCTCATCTTCATGCACAAAGCGTTCGGTGGCATCAATATCCGGGCTACTCATTGATTCTACATATGCTACTGAAACAATTCTCGGTGCCGTCTGCGTATTGATTTCTATAATTACTGCGGAGATTGCATTAAAATCAATCAGGCGAAACGATTGTTCATTGGTTTTGTAAACGCCACCCTTTTTCAGCATCCTACTTTCCCTCCAATGAAGATATCACGCCCCAGTCTGTGTAACCTTTCGCCTGCCAAAAACGTCGTGAGATTTCAAGATATTCGAGAAAGTCACTTCTGCCCAGGCGGCTTCTGGTGGCAACCTCTCTTATTGCGGATT from Oscillospiraceae bacterium MB24-C1 includes the following:
- a CDS encoding FAD-dependent oxidoreductase; this translates as MMSKYDVIVIGGGVIGCSVAYYLSKRSQRVLLIEKKDHAQGSAGATDGVVSYHTKKPGKQMELAVQSMKLFKTLSDDLQEDIEYEESCGGFQAAEDKEQWDMLCSIAEKQRESGVDVRMLKIDEAREIEPMLAPDLYGILYASSGAKVEPIRLTMAFSHGAKRLGTTVLTHTAVTGITKSSAGAVIGVTVEDGTHYESDKVVIACGSWSAEVGKMADIDLPIKPRKGQLIITEPIGHFMKCTMQCALYNVIKYMPEKITDPQILKLGASLSVHQTHDGGLLIGGTREWADFDRTNTFEAIEAIMRRAVRFFPAIKDVSIIRTFAGLRPYSPDGLALIGQTKKVPGLYIAAGHEGDGIALAPITGKLISEEIVDGRASYPIDTFSPDRFC
- a CDS encoding (2Fe-2S)-binding protein, which encodes MDIDNEILICRCQEVTRKMILDAIADGATTVDGIKRRTRAGMGLCQGKSCERLIQGILAGATGQDRAEITPQKSRMPVRPVKIGIMGGADDE
- a CDS encoding 4Fe-4S binding protein, translated to MNTGIVYTGIPSAEELAGCPGVPTEVRMKKGRVAVIECVQQIPCNPCEGACPFGAITIGEQITNLPCIDVDKCTGCGLCIVRCPGLAITVVDKVLNELEASVDFPFEYIPLPAEGDIVEAVGRDGQPVCKGRILKVKKLPSYGGTTVISMAIPAEYADTVRSMKRLPTERTDKRGDK
- a CDS encoding NAD(P)/FAD-dependent oxidoreductase yields the protein MKTLETEVAVIGAGSAGLSAAYQARSAGADVLVIDENQFPGGQLFKQIHKFFGSSAHQAGVRGYEIGQKLLKRTYDCGAKVMMDSLVFGIQPDKSMGIVSGGVSYLLKPKKVIIATGAKENYMPFPGSTLPGVMGAGAAQTMINVNRVLPGKRIAMMGSGNVGLIVSYQLMQAGAEVVAIVEGAPKIGGYGVHAGKVRRAGVPIYLGHTVKKAYGVNSVERVEIAAVNEKFQPIPGTEQMLDADTVCLAVGLNPMTELVWMAGCQFDFIPAFGGHVPLHDSNMETTIEGIYVAGDVTGVEEASSAMEEGNLAGVAAAEALGYLSKQEAAAKKAEIQLRLDTLRCGPFGERRKLCKDQQIADMEALQQGKFCGRSIEI
- a CDS encoding (2Fe-2S)-binding protein — protein: MRVIKHPILEELTDLRMVTLYYNGEPIEAVEGEPVAAALINAGIKVFRTTAKRHEPRSVFCAIGRCTDCMMIVDGVPNTRTCVTPVRDGMHVERQEGLAPLRTKEVSK
- a CDS encoding thioesterase family protein is translated as MAKPTEYTLSWIVTEDMTAKRIGGAGAQIFSTPNMVALMEGAALELAKSYLDEGMNTVGAEIHCRHLAPTPVGMKISATAHLRSIEGRKMWFDVQVNDEKGKCGEGSHLRVIISNDRLGQKAQTKKEDA
- a CDS encoding DUF4367 domain-containing protein, with the protein product MSSTFNDLMGDVCIQALVDDFEALERSSFNDMPVRSLAAEEVATLAQKIAALPLEYMNTLFIKYYFNFSPEDTDTMLVTTHSAGRLRYAKNMLSHFMGLDGAIIDDHSMRLACEAALSAYVAQNVPDVWRIPKYSNAFRKKLKLVKAAQKSSSMVMAIMKRVAVFILICAISFSTALVANAKLRGRFMNWVVETFPKFSIFITQTEEPPSEAALSQSDIALGYLPDGYVLNDVSQGRNILKYNFLSGEKDKMLTISFEVTKAEVKTYYNTENSEMQRVDFKNLEAYAWQTDKKTYLVWIESDIECRISGNLDYKEIIKIAENVEFKK
- a CDS encoding sigma-70 family RNA polymerase sigma factor, whose protein sequence is MVIIFLGALSHSEKELVNQIFKDSNVKFYNISFQMLRSHSDAEEAVSEAFLKIMDHIEKIIGLPGPKIIPYCVVIVKNESANILRKRIKAVPLEELEAYDGSDYSEIENMWEQNIDREQLIFAIEELSDEEKYLVYLRYANDMNFKEIAALLGVSEETAKKRSYRILKKLRIFYKAGDKNVQHV